A genomic segment from Thermostichus lividus PCC 6715 encodes:
- the gyrA gene encoding DNA gyrase subunit A → MTFAADSNRIIPTELRDEISRSYLEYAMSVIVGRALPDARDGLKPVHRRILYAMHELGLTADRPFRKCARVVGEVLGKYHPHGDSAVYDALVRMAQDFSMRHPLIDGHGNFGSIDNDPPAAMRYTECRLQALASEALLQDIEQETVDFVDNFDGSQQEPLVLPARVPQLLLNGTSGIAVGMATNIPPHNLGELVDGLVALIHRPDISDRELMRYIPGPDFPTGGHILGQAGIQDAYTTGRGSITLRAVATIETLEVPGRQPREAIIVTELPYQTNKAALMEKIAELVNDKKIDGIADLRDESDREGIRVVIELKRDAYPRVVLNNLYKQTPLQVNFGANMLAIVNNEPQLLTLKRSLEVFLSFREEAIARRTRYALRKAEERDHLLQGLLIALANLDEVIQRIRAASDTALARQDLMQTYALSEAQADAILQMQLRRLTALEAEKIQREHEELQRQIADFHNILANRQRVLDIIEAEVLQIKAKFATPRRSQIVQADADISDTDLIANDKSVILVTQQGYIKRMPVDTFEAQSRDGRGRKGAEIKEDDAVEHFFGCNDHDRILFFSDRGIVYALPAYQIPTGSRQARGTPIVQLLPIPREEKITSVIAVHDFSADEYLVMLTSKGFIKKTALAAFSHIRTNGLIAISLEEGDQLRWVRRTREEDTIIIGSRQGMAIHFRASHDQLRPLGRATRGVKSMNLRPGDELVGMDILPGAIAKSLSATGDDGDDTDDSDEVAAQSAGPWVLVITTNGYGKRVPVQQFRLQNRAGMGITATKFKAKSNEDHLAALRIVNADDELMIVTSRGIIIRQKVIDISSQSRSATGVRLQRLDEDDSIVTAAVLPPGSMEAAEVDTP, encoded by the coding sequence ATGACCTTTGCTGCTGATTCCAACCGCATTATCCCTACTGAACTGCGGGATGAGATTTCGCGCTCATACCTCGAGTATGCCATGAGCGTCATTGTTGGGCGGGCGCTACCGGATGCCCGGGATGGCCTCAAGCCCGTGCACCGTCGTATTCTCTACGCGATGCACGAGTTAGGTTTAACCGCAGACCGTCCCTTTCGCAAATGTGCCCGTGTGGTCGGTGAAGTGCTGGGGAAATACCACCCCCATGGTGACTCGGCGGTCTATGATGCCCTCGTGCGCATGGCTCAGGATTTTTCCATGCGCCATCCCCTCATTGATGGGCATGGCAACTTTGGCTCCATTGACAACGATCCGCCGGCTGCGATGCGTTATACCGAATGTCGGCTGCAAGCGCTGGCATCGGAAGCGCTGCTCCAAGACATTGAGCAGGAAACCGTTGACTTTGTTGATAATTTTGATGGCTCACAACAGGAACCCCTTGTTTTGCCCGCACGGGTGCCCCAGCTCCTGCTAAACGGCACCTCTGGGATTGCGGTGGGGATGGCCACGAACATTCCCCCCCATAACCTCGGTGAGTTGGTGGATGGACTGGTGGCACTGATCCACAGGCCTGACATCAGCGATCGCGAGTTAATGCGCTATATTCCGGGGCCTGATTTCCCCACTGGCGGACATATTCTTGGCCAAGCTGGTATTCAAGATGCCTATACCACAGGGCGCGGCTCCATTACCCTGAGAGCCGTTGCCACCATTGAAACCCTAGAGGTGCCCGGTCGTCAGCCCCGCGAGGCCATTATTGTCACGGAGCTGCCCTACCAAACCAACAAAGCTGCTCTGATGGAAAAAATTGCTGAGTTGGTGAACGACAAAAAAATCGATGGCATTGCGGATCTGCGCGACGAAAGCGATCGCGAGGGCATTCGCGTGGTCATCGAACTCAAGCGGGATGCCTATCCCCGGGTGGTGCTGAATAATCTGTACAAGCAAACCCCCCTACAGGTAAATTTTGGCGCCAATATGCTGGCGATCGTCAACAACGAACCGCAACTGCTGACCCTCAAGCGCAGCCTCGAAGTATTCCTGAGCTTCCGGGAAGAGGCGATCGCCCGCCGTACCCGCTATGCTCTGCGTAAAGCTGAAGAGCGAGATCACCTCTTGCAGGGACTGCTGATTGCCCTAGCCAACCTTGATGAGGTGATTCAACGCATCCGTGCTGCCAGCGATACCGCCTTAGCACGCCAAGACCTCATGCAGACCTATGCCCTCAGCGAGGCTCAAGCGGATGCCATTTTACAGATGCAACTGCGGCGGCTCACGGCTCTAGAAGCAGAAAAGATTCAGCGCGAACACGAAGAGCTCCAGCGGCAAATTGCTGACTTCCACAATATCCTTGCCAACCGACAACGGGTACTCGATATTATTGAAGCTGAGGTGTTGCAAATTAAAGCGAAGTTTGCCACACCGCGGCGATCGCAGATTGTCCAAGCCGACGCTGACATTAGCGATACCGACCTCATTGCTAACGATAAATCAGTGATTCTCGTTACCCAGCAGGGCTACATTAAGCGGATGCCCGTCGATACCTTTGAAGCCCAAAGTCGGGATGGCCGGGGTCGCAAAGGGGCGGAAATTAAAGAGGATGATGCGGTTGAGCACTTCTTTGGCTGCAACGATCACGATCGCATCCTCTTCTTTAGCGATCGCGGCATCGTCTATGCCCTGCCCGCCTATCAGATTCCCACTGGCTCGCGTCAAGCTCGCGGCACTCCCATTGTTCAACTCCTGCCCATTCCCCGCGAAGAGAAGATCACCTCCGTCATTGCGGTGCACGATTTTAGTGCCGACGAGTACTTAGTGATGCTCACAAGCAAGGGCTTTATTAAAAAAACGGCGCTTGCCGCCTTTAGTCATATTCGTACTAATGGCCTCATTGCAATTTCCCTTGAGGAGGGAGACCAACTGCGCTGGGTGCGGCGAACCCGCGAAGAGGACACCATTATCATTGGCTCACGGCAGGGCATGGCAATTCATTTTCGTGCCAGTCACGATCAGCTACGGCCGTTGGGGCGGGCTACCCGTGGGGTGAAGTCGATGAACCTGCGTCCGGGGGATGAGTTAGTGGGGATGGATATTCTGCCTGGGGCGATCGCCAAGAGCTTGAGCGCCACTGGCGATGATGGCGATGACACTGACGACAGCGACGAGGTGGCTGCCCAAAGTGCAGGGCCGTGGGTGTTGGTCATTACCACCAACGGTTATGGTAAGCGGGTGCCCGTCCAGCAATTTCGGTTGCAAAATCGGGCTGGAATGGGGATTACCGCCACTAAATTCAAAGCCAAGAGCAATGAAGATCACCTCGCAGCGTTACGGATTGTCAATGCTGACGACGAGTTAATGATTGTGACCAGTCGCGGTATTATCATTCGCCAAAAAGTGATCGATATTTCGTCGCAATCGCGCTCGGCAACTGGAGTGCGGCTACAACGGCTCGATGAAGACGACAGTATCGTTACGGCGGCGGTGTTACCCCCAGGGAGCATGGAGGCAGCGGAGGTTGATACCCCATGA
- a CDS encoding extracellular solute-binding protein, whose protein sequence is MGDAWLAAAVANGWVQPIPKSSIENWSLLTPPWRTFLARFSANDAVWGIPYRWGATLMVYRRDFFANLGWEPTNWDALWHPDLDGRYSLLNTPREVIGLTLKSLGRTYNDPPDHPDLEARLLALRQRCGFFSSDAYLQPLILGSTQLAVGWSSDIFPLVQRQPDTFAVVAPAAGTALWADLWVCSQVPDAAATAWLQYWWQPTVAEQLSQFTTAVSPVLGDLSLAQANRYVDLQTLLTRSEALLPLPAAAQQTYDRLWQDIFLT, encoded by the coding sequence TTGGGGGATGCTTGGCTGGCAGCGGCCGTCGCCAACGGGTGGGTTCAGCCCATTCCCAAAAGCAGCATTGAAAATTGGTCGCTCCTTACCCCACCTTGGCGCACCTTCTTAGCACGGTTCAGCGCCAACGATGCCGTTTGGGGTATTCCTTATCGCTGGGGTGCGACCCTCATGGTGTATCGTCGCGATTTCTTTGCCAATTTAGGCTGGGAACCCACGAACTGGGATGCCCTGTGGCACCCTGACCTTGACGGGCGCTATAGCCTGCTGAACACCCCCCGCGAAGTGATTGGTCTCACCCTTAAGTCCTTGGGGCGCACCTACAATGACCCCCCCGACCATCCAGACCTCGAAGCGCGATTACTGGCGCTGCGGCAACGGTGCGGTTTCTTTAGCTCCGATGCCTATCTTCAGCCCTTGATCTTAGGCAGTACACAATTGGCCGTGGGCTGGTCGAGCGATATTTTCCCCCTCGTGCAGCGGCAGCCCGATACGTTTGCAGTGGTGGCTCCGGCGGCAGGAACTGCACTGTGGGCGGATCTGTGGGTGTGCTCCCAAGTGCCCGATGCAGCGGCAACCGCTTGGTTACAGTACTGGTGGCAACCCACCGTAGCCGAGCAGTTAAGCCAGTTTACAACGGCAGTGTCCCCCGTCTTGGGGGATCTCAGCCTAGCCCAAGCGAATCGTTATGTTGATCTGCAAACCCTGTTGACCCGTAGTGAGGCACTGCTGCCCCTGCCTGCCGCCGCCCAGCAGACCTACGATCGCCTCTGGCAGGATATTTTTCTGACGTAG
- a CDS encoding DUF4340 domain-containing protein, giving the protein MATGIRTKTLILLATAAILGGSLFLFEQQLPAPNAPSQQTKARLFSFQEADVTALKIVAPQYTLNLKKQKTGTWVIQREQEVPAEEGTVVFLLNLLTTGERDRSLDVPTNRAADYGLLPPMATLEMTLKDGTQHRLLLGNPTFDGRQLYAEIDPQPQPRDTMTVTLVPLDLKNAIERPLIEWERQPAPRSPEPSN; this is encoded by the coding sequence ATGGCGACTGGCATTCGCACAAAAACGCTGATTTTGCTGGCAACTGCGGCCATTTTGGGAGGCAGCCTCTTTTTATTTGAGCAACAACTACCGGCACCAAACGCACCAAGTCAACAAACCAAGGCTCGCCTCTTTAGCTTCCAAGAGGCGGATGTTACCGCTCTCAAGATTGTTGCGCCCCAGTACACCCTTAACCTCAAAAAGCAGAAAACGGGGACGTGGGTCATTCAGCGAGAGCAGGAGGTACCGGCGGAAGAGGGAACCGTTGTCTTTTTATTAAATTTGCTGACCACGGGTGAGCGCGATCGCTCCCTTGACGTGCCCACGAATCGTGCCGCTGACTATGGCCTTTTGCCCCCTATGGCTACCCTAGAGATGACCCTTAAGGATGGCACTCAGCATCGGCTATTACTGGGCAACCCAACCTTTGATGGCCGGCAACTCTATGCCGAAATTGACCCCCAACCACAGCCTCGTGACACTATGACAGTCACCTTGGTTCCCTTAGACCTGAAAAATGCTATTGAACGTCCCCTGATCGAGTGGGAGCGCCAGCCAGCCCCACGCTCACCCGAACCCTCAAACTAA
- a CDS encoding circularly permuted type 2 ATP-grasp protein, with the protein MLSSSGERIVELDNYDPGDFYDEWFIARGQPRPFIEPLLRRVRSLPEGELKRRQTTAQQVMFNIGATFTVYGSEEGTERIMPFDILPRVIPAQEWRQLEQGLKQRIQALNCFIADVYGQQKIINDGVIPRELIESAKGYLRACHDLKPPAGIWCHITGTDLVRDRDGTWYVLEDNLRCPSGISYVLENRRVMKSTFPLVFKELDIQPVDEYASHLLETLLNLAPPGLPDATVVVLTPGMYNSAYFEHSFLAQQMGVTLVEGRDLVVADGYLQMRTTKGLKRVDVVYRRIDDDFIDPAVFRSDSMLGVAGLTEVYRQGRVAIANALGTGVADDKVIYAYVPQMIRYYLGEELRLPNVPTYLCWEPQQLDYVLHHLDELVIKSANESGGYGMLIGAQSTASERAEFAERVKANPRNYIAQPTLSLSRVPTLLGDEIVGCHVDLRPYILYGKEIYVHPGGLTRVAMKPGSLVVNSSQGGGSKDTWVLSE; encoded by the coding sequence ATGCTGAGCAGCAGTGGAGAGAGAATAGTGGAACTCGATAATTACGATCCGGGCGATTTTTATGATGAGTGGTTTATTGCCCGCGGTCAGCCACGACCGTTTATTGAGCCTCTCTTACGGCGGGTGCGATCGCTGCCAGAAGGAGAGCTAAAACGGCGCCAAACCACGGCTCAGCAGGTCATGTTTAACATCGGTGCCACATTTACGGTCTATGGCTCTGAGGAGGGCACCGAGCGGATTATGCCCTTTGATATTTTGCCGCGAGTGATTCCGGCGCAAGAGTGGCGGCAGCTTGAACAGGGGCTCAAGCAACGCATTCAAGCGCTGAACTGTTTTATTGCGGATGTCTATGGCCAGCAAAAAATCATTAATGATGGCGTGATTCCCCGGGAACTCATCGAGTCAGCCAAGGGCTATCTGCGTGCTTGCCACGATCTAAAGCCACCCGCAGGAATTTGGTGCCATATTACGGGAACTGACTTGGTGCGCGATCGCGACGGCACATGGTATGTCCTTGAGGATAATTTGCGCTGTCCCTCTGGCATTTCCTATGTGCTTGAGAATCGACGGGTGATGAAAAGTACCTTTCCGCTGGTATTTAAGGAGTTGGATATCCAACCGGTGGATGAGTACGCCAGCCATTTACTGGAAACCCTATTGAACCTAGCCCCACCCGGATTGCCGGATGCCACAGTGGTGGTACTGACTCCGGGGATGTATAACTCAGCCTATTTTGAGCATTCTTTTTTGGCGCAGCAGATGGGTGTCACCCTTGTGGAAGGGCGGGATTTGGTGGTGGCAGATGGCTACTTGCAAATGCGTACCACCAAAGGCTTAAAACGGGTGGATGTGGTCTATCGCCGCATTGATGATGATTTTATTGATCCGGCCGTCTTTCGATCGGACTCGATGCTAGGGGTGGCAGGCTTAACAGAGGTCTATCGTCAAGGACGGGTAGCGATCGCCAACGCCTTGGGCACTGGTGTTGCTGACGATAAAGTGATCTATGCCTACGTTCCCCAAATGATCCGCTACTATCTGGGGGAAGAGCTGCGGTTACCGAACGTCCCCACCTATCTGTGCTGGGAACCGCAGCAACTCGACTACGTGCTCCATCATTTAGATGAATTGGTGATCAAATCTGCCAACGAGTCGGGGGGCTACGGGATGCTCATTGGCGCCCAATCCACAGCTAGTGAGCGGGCTGAGTTTGCTGAGCGCGTGAAGGCTAACCCCCGCAACTATATTGCCCAACCTACCCTGTCTCTCTCGCGGGTACCAACCCTCCTCGGCGATGAGATTGTTGGCTGCCATGTGGATCTGCGCCCCTATATTCTCTATGGCAAAGAGATTTACGTGCACCCCGGAGGACTCACACGGGTTGCTATGAAGCCCGGATCCTTAGTGGTAAATTCCTCCCAAGGAGGTGGCAGTAAAGATACTTGGGTATTAAGCGAGTAA